One Burkholderiales bacterium genomic window carries:
- a CDS encoding DUF3617 family protein: MIDHYMNAIGLQAHRANDRHPGVAGASSLLRCLFCGMLAFSALVCQQAHPAESMPRRLYEITTETGMPHLENNLRYADTREKRCLSQQDLATAFPILQHHSLQGCKLDNENRNGDTLTYLLSCQAAHGKTGTAQWNLGKDLIAGRLDVRMGGKNMTFYQRVTARPLGECVSEAK; encoded by the coding sequence ATGATTGACCATTACATGAACGCAATCGGGCTTCAAGCGCACCGCGCGAACGACAGGCACCCCGGAGTTGCCGGCGCGTCCAGCCTGTTACGGTGTTTATTCTGCGGGATGCTGGCTTTCTCGGCGCTGGTTTGCCAACAGGCACACCCTGCGGAATCCATGCCCAGGAGACTCTATGAAATCACCACCGAAACCGGCATGCCTCATCTCGAAAACAACCTGCGCTACGCCGACACCCGCGAAAAACGCTGCTTGAGCCAACAGGATCTCGCGACCGCTTTCCCGATTCTGCAACACCATTCGCTCCAGGGGTGCAAGCTCGACAACGAAAATCGCAATGGGGATACGCTGACCTACCTTCTAAGCTGCCAAGCCGCGCACGGCAAGACGGGCACGGCGCAGTGGAATCTCGGCAAGGACCTGATCGCGGGCAGACTGGACGTCAGGATGGGAGGCAAGAACATGACTTTTTATCAGCGCGTCACGGCGAGGCCTTTGGGAGAATGCGTATCTGAGGCGAAGTGA
- a CDS encoding cupin domain-containing protein — protein MKRAFVATLAIIVLFAGNGALGDKPGASEYQPDVKVKPLLKTVTTSLGQSITYPSTPEVTALEVEIAPGKETGWHQHPVPGYGYILSGSVVIEVQGGEQFRYEAGEAFVEVINTPHNGKNVGTGPVKILVFFSGEAGKPYTVRTSKQ, from the coding sequence ATGAAACGAGCATTTGTTGCAACGCTCGCCATTATCGTTTTGTTCGCGGGCAACGGGGCCCTCGGAGACAAGCCGGGCGCCTCCGAGTACCAGCCTGACGTCAAGGTCAAACCGCTGCTCAAGACCGTTACCACGTCGCTCGGCCAATCTATCACCTACCCATCCACGCCCGAGGTAACGGCGTTGGAGGTGGAGATCGCGCCGGGCAAGGAAACGGGATGGCACCAGCATCCCGTGCCCGGCTACGGGTACATACTTTCAGGCAGCGTCGTGATAGAGGTACAGGGCGGCGAACAATTCAGGTACGAAGCCGGAGAGGCGTTTGTCGAAGTCATCAACACGCCGCACAACGGAAAAAACGTTGGGACCGGCCCCGTAAAAATTCTGGTATTTTTTTCCGGTGAAGCGGGAAAGCCCTACACCGTACGCACGAGCAAGCAATAG